The genome window CGCACGCGGGCAACTGGGAATGGGTTCTAACGTCGGGGGCTACTTGGCTATCGGCCCATACGGATGGCGTGTATAAGCCCCTGAGCAACCCGTTCTTCGAGAGCTTTTTGTACCACCTGCGCACCCGCACCGGCTCCGGGCTGATTCCGATGCGGGATACCCTACGCGACATGGTGCAGCGCAAGGGCGAAGTTCGGGTAGTGAGCATGCTTTCTGACCAGGCCGCTGGCCCCGAGGACCGGCCGTACTGGACGACTTTCATGAACCAGGAGTCTGGGTTTTACACCAGCGCTGAGCGACTGGCCTCTCGCTTTCACTGCCCGGTAGTGTACGTAAGCATTCAGCGACTACGGCGCGGCTACTACGAAATCATCCTTACGGAGCTGTACGATGGAGACGCCCCGCTCCCGGCCGGCAGCTTCCCAATTACCGATGCCTTTGTGCAGCAGCTAGAGCGGGATATTCGTCTTTTTCCCGCGGACTACCTCTGGACTCACCGCCGGTGGAAGCACAAGAGGCCAGCACTGGAAAGCAAAGCGTAGTATACGTGTATGAAAAAGGCGCGGGCGCATCCGTTGAGTAGGATGCGCCCGCGCCTTTTCTGTTGCCTGGGGGATGGTTACAAGTACTGCTCAATATCTCCCACACCCTGCCGGACGATGTCGAAATCTTCATTAGTACAGTCGACGACGGTGCTGGCGATGTTGTTGCCGAAGCCGCCATCAATCACTAAGTCTACCAGCGGCCGGTACTTCTCGAAGATGAGGTCAGGGTCGGTGCTATATTCCAGAATCTCATCCTCATCGTGAATAGACGTCGAAACGATGGGGTTGCCCAGTTCGCGCACCAATCCGGTGCAGATGTTATTGTCGGGCACCCGAATACCCACGGTTTTGCGCTTCACACCGCCGTAGCGAGGGGCCTTGTTACTGGCTTCAAAGATGAAGGTGAAAGGACCAGGTAGCGCTTTTTTCAGCACCTTGTACACGGGCGTCGTAATGCCGGTAGCGTAGTCGGTGATGTGAGATAAGTCGGAGCAGATAAAGGAAAGGTTGGCCTTTTCCGGATGCAGGCCCTTGATGCGGCAGAGCTTTTCCACGGCCCGGGCATTATGAATATCACAGCCTAGGCCGTACACCGTATCGGTAGGATAAATAATGACGCCGCCTTTGCGAAGTATTTCTACAGCTTGCGCCAAGCGGTTCTGGGGCGGATTGTCGGGGTGGATGCGGAGCAAGGTTGCGGACATAGCGGAAGCGTGGGTTGGATGAGCAGTCAGCCCGGGGCCAATTAGCGGCGGGGCGGTCAAGGTACAAGCAGAAGCAGGAACCTGCTACTCTTTTCGATAAAAACACCCGTG of Hymenobacter sublimis contains these proteins:
- a CDS encoding lysophospholipid acyltransferase family protein gives rise to the protein MKKTPIIKPYPWYYRPLEWLLLGLSSLPLSVLYGISSGLYLLMAYVVRYRQRVVLENLRNSFPEKSDAEIAQLARQFYRHFSEVMVEILKLATMPAAELKQRVLFRNVEVMERHFAQGRTVLGLSSHAGNWEWVLTSGATWLSAHTDGVYKPLSNPFFESFLYHLRTRTGSGLIPMRDTLRDMVQRKGEVRVVSMLSDQAAGPEDRPYWTTFMNQESGFYTSAERLASRFHCPVVYVSIQRLRRGYYEIILTELYDGDAPLPAGSFPITDAFVQQLERDIRLFPADYLWTHRRWKHKRPALESKA
- a CDS encoding L-threonylcarbamoyladenylate synthase, with product MSATLLRIHPDNPPQNRLAQAVEILRKGGVIIYPTDTVYGLGCDIHNARAVEKLCRIKGLHPEKANLSFICSDLSHITDYATGITTPVYKVLKKALPGPFTFIFEASNKAPRYGGVKRKTVGIRVPDNNICTGLVRELGNPIVSTSIHDEDEILEYSTDPDLIFEKYRPLVDLVIDGGFGNNIASTVVDCTNEDFDIVRQGVGDIEQYL